Proteins co-encoded in one Xanthomonas campestris pv. badrii genomic window:
- the xseA gene encoding exodeoxyribonuclease VII large subunit: protein MAERTQQILTPSQLNTLARDLLEGSFPLVWVEAELSSVTRPASGHLYFTLKDARAQIRCAMFKPKSTWLKFQPREGLRVLARGRLTLYEARGDYQLVLDHMEEAGEGALRRAFDALRARLAAEGLFDAERKRTLPAHVRRLAVITSPSGAAVRDVLSVLARRFPLLEVDLLPSLVQGESAAAQITALLQRADASARYDVILITRGGGSLEDLWAFNDEALARAIAAAQTPVVSAVGHETDFSLSDFVADVRAPTPSVAAELLVPDQRELLARVRRARTRLAQLQQHALGNAMQRADRLALRLRAHSPQARLHLLQRRQEDAARRLHGRMTQLLERLQARLQRGQARLQAHTPQRNLASLQQRLRALHPQAAMQRRLQHDHLRLRSVVRSLEAVSPLATVARGYAIVTRPADGQVIRSAAEVAPGERLRAQLADGSIDVRVEPGGD, encoded by the coding sequence ATGGCCGAACGCACCCAACAGATCCTCACCCCCAGCCAGCTCAACACGCTGGCACGCGACCTGCTCGAAGGCAGCTTCCCGCTGGTCTGGGTGGAAGCCGAACTGAGCAGCGTCACCCGTCCGGCGTCGGGGCATCTGTACTTCACGCTCAAGGATGCGCGCGCGCAGATCCGCTGCGCGATGTTCAAACCCAAGAGCACCTGGCTGAAATTCCAGCCCAGAGAAGGCCTGCGCGTGCTCGCACGCGGCCGTTTGACCCTGTACGAAGCGCGCGGCGACTACCAGCTGGTGCTCGACCACATGGAAGAAGCCGGCGAGGGCGCGCTGCGCCGCGCCTTCGACGCGCTGCGTGCGCGGCTGGCTGCCGAAGGCCTGTTCGATGCCGAGCGCAAGCGCACCCTGCCCGCACACGTGCGCCGGCTGGCAGTGATCACCTCGCCCAGCGGTGCAGCAGTGCGCGACGTGCTCAGCGTGCTGGCACGGCGTTTCCCGTTGCTGGAAGTGGACCTGTTGCCGTCGCTGGTACAGGGCGAGAGCGCCGCGGCGCAGATCACTGCGCTGCTACAACGCGCCGATGCCTCGGCGCGCTACGACGTCATCCTGATCACCCGCGGCGGCGGCTCGCTGGAAGACCTGTGGGCCTTCAACGACGAAGCGCTGGCGCGTGCGATCGCCGCCGCACAGACGCCGGTGGTGTCGGCGGTGGGTCACGAAACCGACTTCAGCCTCAGCGACTTCGTCGCCGACGTGCGTGCACCCACGCCTTCCGTGGCGGCCGAATTGCTGGTGCCCGACCAGCGCGAACTGCTGGCGCGGGTCCGTCGCGCACGCACGCGTCTTGCCCAGCTGCAGCAGCATGCCTTGGGCAACGCGATGCAGCGGGCCGACCGGCTGGCCCTGCGGTTGCGTGCGCATAGCCCGCAGGCGCGCCTGCACCTGCTGCAACGCCGCCAGGAAGACGCCGCACGCCGCCTGCACGGGCGCATGACCCAGCTGCTGGAACGCCTGCAGGCCCGCCTGCAGCGAGGGCAGGCGCGGTTGCAGGCGCACACGCCGCAGCGCAATCTGGCCAGCCTGCAGCAACGGTTGCGCGCCCTGCATCCGCAGGCCGCCATGCAACGGCGTCTGCAGCACGATCACTTGAGGTTGCGCAGCGTGGTGCGCTCGCTGGAAGCGGTGAGCCCGCTGGCCACCGTGGCACGCGGCTATGCCATCGTGACGCGCCCGGCAGACGGACAGGTGATCCGCAGCGCTGCCGAGGTAGCCCCGGGCGAGCGCCTGCGTGCGCAGCTGGCCGACGGCAGCATCGATGTGCGCGTGGAGCCCGGCGGCGACTGA
- a CDS encoding DUF1684 domain-containing protein, which produces MAVHRGRGWWVVMLAVATLAGCGRDAPPAAAPVVLDKAFLADTAAWRESRLEELRAPDGWTSLVGLHWLTLKAHYIGRSADSGIRLAVGPPKMGMVSTEGTTVWFVPERGAALTVDGKPLTGRIRFQSDRDPQPTLIRFDDGKGVLSLIHRGDRYALRVKHADAPSRTAFTGLEHWPVDPSWRISARYVPNDVGKTLAIVDIVGITSEQANAGAIEFERDGKRYRLETIGEPGRPGFVVFADRTSGHGSYPAGRFLDLEVPDASGHVVVDFNRAYNPPCAFTPFATCPLPPPENRIDLAVTAGEKTYKVPH; this is translated from the coding sequence ATGGCAGTGCACAGGGGGAGGGGCTGGTGGGTGGTCATGCTGGCGGTGGCAACGCTGGCCGGTTGCGGCCGCGATGCACCGCCAGCGGCTGCGCCGGTGGTGCTGGACAAGGCCTTTCTGGCCGACACCGCAGCCTGGCGCGAAAGCCGCCTGGAAGAATTGCGTGCACCCGATGGCTGGACCAGCCTGGTCGGCCTGCACTGGCTGACGCTGAAGGCGCATTACATCGGCCGCAGTGCCGATAGCGGCATCAGGCTCGCGGTCGGGCCGCCGAAGATGGGCATGGTGTCGACCGAGGGCACGACGGTGTGGTTCGTGCCCGAGCGCGGCGCCGCGCTCACCGTCGATGGCAAGCCGCTGACCGGCAGGATCCGCTTCCAGTCCGATCGCGATCCGCAGCCCACCCTGATCCGGTTCGACGACGGCAAGGGCGTGCTCAGCCTGATCCATCGCGGCGACCGCTACGCGCTGCGGGTCAAACATGCCGATGCACCATCGCGCACCGCATTCACCGGATTGGAGCATTGGCCGGTGGATCCGTCCTGGCGCATCAGCGCGCGTTACGTGCCCAACGATGTCGGCAAGACCTTGGCGATCGTTGACATCGTCGGCATCACCAGCGAGCAGGCCAATGCCGGGGCGATCGAGTTCGAACGCGACGGCAAGCGCTATCGCCTGGAGACGATCGGCGAGCCGGGTCGCCCGGGTTTCGTGGTGTTCGCCGATCGCACCAGCGGGCACGGCAGCTATCCGGCCGGGCGCTTCCTGGACCTGGAGGTGCCTGACGCCTCCGGGCACGTGGTGGTGGATTTCAATCGCGCCTACAACCCGCCGTGCGCGTTCACGCCATTTGCCACCTGCCCATTGCCGCCACCGGAAAACCGCATCGACCTGGCGGTCACGGCGGGCGAGAAGACCTACAAGGTGCCGCACTGA
- the queG gene encoding tRNA epoxyqueuosine(34) reductase QueG, producing the protein MSAVLARPDPADAAARIRVLAREAGFQRCGITGIELGEDEAHLRNWLAEGLYGTMHWMAQHGDKRSRPQELVPGTLRVLSVGMDYGRKDDTDAWNTLHDGTRAYVARYALGRDYHKLMRNRLQKLAERIQGEIGSFGYRVFVDSAPVLERALARNAGLGWIGKHTCLIDRNGGSWFFLGEIYLDLPLPIDTPATAHCGTCTRCIDICPTQAIIAPYRLDARRCIAYLTIEHDGAIPEDMRKPIGNRIFGCDDCQLICPWNKFAKRTDEADFRARNDLDVATLPQLFAWNQAEFLQRTEGSPLRRSGHERWLRNIAVGLGNAPGTPEVLASLEARRHDESELVREHVGWALAQHGL; encoded by the coding sequence ATGTCCGCCGTCCTCGCCCGCCCCGACCCTGCCGATGCTGCCGCGCGCATCCGCGTGCTTGCGCGCGAAGCGGGCTTTCAACGCTGCGGCATCACCGGTATCGAACTGGGCGAAGACGAAGCGCATCTGCGCAACTGGCTGGCAGAAGGCCTGTACGGCACCATGCACTGGATGGCCCAGCACGGCGACAAGCGCTCGCGCCCGCAGGAGCTGGTGCCGGGCACCTTGCGGGTGTTGTCGGTGGGCATGGATTACGGCCGCAAGGACGACACCGACGCCTGGAACACCTTGCATGACGGCACCCGTGCCTACGTGGCGCGTTATGCGTTGGGTCGCGATTACCACAAGCTGATGCGCAACCGGCTGCAGAAGCTGGCCGAGCGCATCCAGGGCGAGATCGGCAGCTTCGGGTACCGCGTATTCGTCGATTCCGCGCCGGTGCTGGAACGTGCGCTGGCGCGCAACGCCGGGCTGGGCTGGATCGGCAAGCACACCTGCCTGATCGATCGCAACGGCGGCTCGTGGTTCTTCCTGGGCGAGATCTACCTGGACCTGCCACTGCCGATCGACACCCCGGCCACCGCGCATTGCGGTACCTGCACGCGCTGCATCGACATCTGCCCCACCCAGGCCATCATCGCCCCATACCGCCTGGATGCGCGCCGCTGCATCGCCTATCTCACCATCGAACACGATGGTGCCATTCCCGAAGACATGCGCAAGCCGATCGGCAACCGCATCTTCGGTTGCGACGACTGCCAGCTGATCTGCCCCTGGAACAAGTTCGCCAAGCGTACCGACGAAGCCGACTTCCGCGCCCGCAACGACCTGGATGTGGCCACGCTGCCACAGCTGTTCGCCTGGAACCAGGCCGAGTTCCTGCAGCGCACCGAAGGCAGCCCGCTCCGCCGCAGTGGACACGAACGCTGGCTGCGCAATATCGCCGTAGGCCTGGGCAATGCACCGGGCACGCCGGAGGTACTGGCGTCGCTGGAAGCACGCCGGCACGACGAGTCCGAACTGGTGCGCGAACACGTGGGCTGGGCGCTGGCGCAACACGGCCTGTGA
- the phaR gene encoding polyhydroxyalkanoate synthesis repressor PhaR, whose amino-acid sequence MAGLRIIKKYPNRRLYDTEISSYITIEDVRQLIIDGEEFEVRDAKSGEDLSRAVLLQIIADQEQDGEPMLSTQLLSQIIRFYGDSLQGFMGNYLERSMQVFLDQQQQFRQQMGNLLGQTPWAMMNQLTERNLELWQEFQRNFGAGFGRPGGPGTPPSPPGAGSMGSGPMGTGTHGASGNHTGKARNRG is encoded by the coding sequence ATGGCCGGACTTCGCATCATCAAGAAGTATCCCAATCGCCGTCTCTACGACACCGAGATTTCCAGTTACATCACGATCGAAGACGTACGCCAGCTGATCATCGATGGCGAGGAGTTCGAAGTCCGCGACGCCAAGAGTGGCGAAGATTTGAGCCGCGCGGTCCTGCTGCAGATCATCGCCGACCAGGAACAGGACGGCGAACCCATGCTCTCCACCCAGCTGCTCAGCCAGATCATCCGCTTCTACGGGGATTCGCTGCAGGGTTTCATGGGCAATTACCTGGAGCGCAGCATGCAGGTGTTCCTGGACCAGCAGCAGCAGTTCCGCCAACAGATGGGCAACCTGCTCGGGCAGACCCCGTGGGCGATGATGAACCAGCTGACCGAGCGCAACCTGGAGCTGTGGCAGGAATTCCAGCGCAACTTTGGCGCCGGTTTCGGCCGTCCGGGCGGCCCTGGCACGCCGCCGAGCCCGCCTGGCGCAGGCAGCATGGGCAGTGGCCCGATGGGCACCGGCACGCATGGCGCCTCGGGCAACCACACCGGCAAGGCGCGCAACCGCGGGTGA
- the tsaE gene encoding tRNA (adenosine(37)-N6)-threonylcarbamoyltransferase complex ATPase subunit type 1 TsaE, translating into MTQLDAHLIDADATETLGRALAAVRPATAVVQLHGDLGAGKSTLARALLRALGVTGPIRSPTYTLIERYPLATGDEAWHLDLYRIGNAGELDFLGLDEGSASLWLIEWPERGAGALPPVDLDVELAVDGDGRRVRLLGRSATGRDWLQALADQVELQPLFAGEQEE; encoded by the coding sequence ATGACCCAGCTCGACGCCCATCTGATCGACGCCGACGCCACCGAAACCCTGGGCCGCGCACTGGCGGCGGTGCGGCCCGCCACTGCGGTGGTACAGCTGCATGGCGACCTGGGCGCCGGCAAATCCACCCTGGCGCGCGCCCTGCTGCGCGCACTCGGCGTCACCGGCCCGATCCGCAGCCCTACCTACACCCTGATCGAGCGTTATCCGCTGGCGACCGGCGACGAGGCCTGGCATCTGGATCTGTACCGCATCGGCAACGCGGGCGAACTGGATTTTCTCGGCCTGGACGAGGGCAGCGCCAGCCTGTGGTTGATCGAATGGCCCGAGCGCGGTGCAGGCGCGTTGCCACCGGTGGATCTTGATGTGGAGCTGGCGGTAGACGGCGACGGACGTCGGGTGCGCCTGCTCGGTCGCAGCGCAACCGGGCGCGACTGGCTGCAGGCGCTGGCCGATCAGGTCGAGTTGCAGCCTCTTTTTGCCGGCGAGCAGGAAGAATGA
- the mutL gene encoding DNA mismatch repair endonuclease MutL, which translates to MAIRQLPEILINQIAAGEVVERPASVVKELVENALDAGATRVDIDLEEGGVRLIRIRDNGGGITPDELPLAVSRHATSKIASLDDLETVATLGFRGEALPSIASVSRFTLISRRHDADHGSALQIEGGRLGEVTPHAHAPGTTVEVRELFFNVPARRKFLRAERTELGHIEEWLRSLALARPDVELRVAHNGKPSRRYKPGDLYSDARLGETLGEDFARQALRVDHSGAGLRLHGWVAQPHYSRASTDQQYLYVNGRSVRDRSVAHAVKMAYGDVLFHGRQPAYVLFLELDPARVDVNVHPAKHEVRFREARLIHDFVYRTLQDALAQTRAGAMPGSIGSDAAGEALAAPGAPGNYGGGGTSDGPAAGSGGGSAGYANWRPSQTPLGLRVDEARAAYGALYAPPGSAAQASSEVPVVSGTGLPPTAADSGVPPLGYAVAQLHGIYILAENAEGLIVVDMHAAHERIGYERLKNAHDSIGLHAQPLLVPMTLAVGEREADTAEREADTLASLGFDITRAGPQSLHVRSIPALLANAEPEALLRDVLGDLREHGQSRRIASARDELLSTMACHGAVRANRRLTVPEMNALLRDMEATERSGQCNHGRPTWARFTLGEIDRWFLRGR; encoded by the coding sequence ATGGCGATCCGTCAGCTGCCCGAGATCCTGATCAACCAGATCGCTGCCGGCGAGGTCGTCGAGCGGCCTGCCTCGGTGGTCAAGGAACTGGTCGAAAACGCGCTCGATGCCGGCGCCACCCGCGTGGACATCGATCTGGAAGAGGGTGGCGTACGGCTGATCCGCATCCGCGACAATGGTGGCGGCATCACCCCGGACGAACTGCCGCTGGCGGTGTCGCGGCATGCCACCAGCAAGATCGCCTCGCTGGACGATCTGGAAACCGTCGCCACGCTGGGATTTCGCGGCGAAGCGCTGCCGTCGATCGCCTCGGTCAGCCGTTTCACCCTGATCTCGCGCCGTCACGATGCCGACCATGGCTCGGCGCTGCAGATCGAAGGCGGGCGACTGGGCGAGGTGACACCGCATGCGCACGCGCCCGGCACCACGGTGGAAGTGCGCGAGCTGTTCTTCAACGTGCCGGCGCGACGCAAGTTCCTGCGCGCCGAACGCACCGAGCTTGGACATATCGAAGAATGGCTGCGCTCGTTGGCGCTGGCGCGGCCGGACGTGGAGTTGCGCGTGGCGCACAACGGCAAGCCTTCGCGTCGTTACAAACCGGGCGATCTGTATTCGGATGCGCGCCTGGGCGAAACGCTGGGCGAGGATTTCGCCCGCCAGGCCTTGCGGGTGGATCACAGCGGCGCCGGCCTGCGCCTGCATGGCTGGGTGGCGCAGCCGCATTACTCGCGTGCCAGCACCGACCAGCAATATCTCTACGTCAACGGCCGCTCGGTGCGCGACCGTAGCGTGGCGCATGCGGTCAAAATGGCCTATGGCGATGTGCTGTTTCATGGGCGCCAGCCGGCCTACGTCTTGTTCCTGGAACTGGATCCGGCGCGGGTGGACGTCAATGTGCATCCGGCCAAGCACGAGGTGCGCTTCCGCGAGGCGCGGCTGATCCACGATTTCGTCTATCGCACCCTGCAGGACGCGCTGGCACAGACCCGCGCCGGTGCCATGCCCGGCAGCATCGGCAGCGATGCGGCGGGTGAGGCCCTGGCTGCGCCGGGTGCGCCTGGTAACTACGGTGGTGGCGGCACCAGTGATGGACCCGCTGCGGGCAGTGGCGGTGGCTCGGCAGGCTATGCCAACTGGCGTCCGTCGCAGACGCCGCTCGGCCTGCGCGTGGATGAGGCGCGCGCAGCCTATGGTGCGCTGTACGCACCGCCCGGCAGCGCCGCGCAGGCGTCGAGCGAGGTGCCGGTGGTCTCCGGCACCGGTCTGCCACCCACCGCTGCAGACAGTGGTGTGCCGCCGCTCGGCTACGCCGTGGCGCAGCTGCACGGCATCTACATCCTGGCCGAGAACGCCGAAGGCCTGATCGTGGTGGACATGCACGCCGCGCACGAACGCATCGGCTACGAACGCCTGAAGAACGCCCACGACAGCATCGGCCTGCATGCGCAGCCGCTGCTGGTACCGATGACGCTGGCAGTGGGCGAGCGCGAGGCCGATACCGCCGAGCGCGAAGCCGACACCCTGGCCAGCCTGGGCTTCGACATCACCCGTGCCGGCCCGCAATCGCTGCATGTGCGCAGCATCCCCGCGTTGCTGGCCAATGCCGAGCCGGAGGCCTTGCTGCGCGACGTGCTGGGCGATCTGCGCGAGCATGGCCAGAGCCGCCGCATCGCCAGTGCCCGCGACGAGCTGCTGTCGACCATGGCCTGCCACGGCGCAGTGCGCGCGAATCGCCGCCTCACCGTGCCGGAAATGAATGCCTTGTTGCGCGACATGGAGGCCACCGAGCGCTCGGGCCAATGCAACCATGGCCGTCCCACCTGGGCTCGGTTTACGCTGGGCGAAATCGATCGTTGGTTTCTCAGGGGGCGGTAA
- a CDS encoding AcvB/VirJ family lysyl-phosphatidylglycerol hydrolase, with amino-acid sequence MGMAITLFRWVMAILLIGGSGYAVARHLQDGNTAGHYRSVEVIRPEGRPKAMVIVLPNSGHPEQTQQLADMLSNDGALVAVVDTASYRERVRSHHAACSSLADDAERLGKKLLRAEHVDAFLPPVLVGQGDGAVLARQALASAAPDVLGGAVVADAGSTDAGLACSRDVPDANQGFLDDLVDGASPMQIAAATRSHFQAAQAHGLGDLPLVELHAPGSDRLVVMLSGDGGWRELDKGIAAQLQQRGVSVVGWNSLRYFWASRTPQQIGADLDRVIAAYRQRWHIQHVALVGYSFGADVLPFAYPDLSPQQRAAVQFVSLLGLGHQADFKVRVGGWLGWHNDAERDVEPALQAFDLPRVQCIYGTEEKDTLCPELRARGVEVVSRPGGHHFDHDPVVLTNLLMQGWQHAAQRPARS; translated from the coding sequence ATGGGCATGGCAATCACACTGTTTCGTTGGGTCATGGCGATCCTGCTGATCGGCGGCAGCGGCTACGCCGTGGCGCGGCACCTGCAGGACGGCAATACCGCCGGCCACTACCGTTCGGTGGAGGTGATCCGCCCCGAGGGCAGGCCCAAGGCGATGGTGATCGTGCTGCCCAACAGCGGCCACCCGGAGCAAACGCAACAACTGGCCGACATGCTGAGCAACGATGGCGCGCTGGTCGCGGTGGTCGATACCGCTAGCTACCGCGAGCGCGTGCGCTCGCATCACGCCGCCTGCAGCTCGCTGGCCGACGACGCCGAACGGCTGGGCAAGAAACTGCTGCGTGCCGAGCATGTGGATGCCTTCCTGCCGCCGGTGCTGGTGGGGCAGGGCGATGGTGCGGTGCTGGCGCGGCAGGCGCTGGCCTCGGCCGCGCCCGATGTGCTCGGCGGCGCGGTGGTGGCCGATGCCGGCAGCACCGACGCGGGGCTGGCGTGCTCGCGCGACGTGCCCGATGCCAACCAGGGGTTCCTGGACGACCTGGTCGACGGCGCCAGCCCGATGCAGATCGCCGCTGCCACGCGCAGCCATTTCCAGGCCGCGCAGGCACACGGGCTGGGCGATCTGCCGCTGGTGGAACTGCACGCGCCCGGCAGCGACCGCCTGGTGGTGATGCTGTCCGGCGATGGCGGCTGGCGCGAACTGGACAAGGGCATTGCCGCCCAGTTGCAGCAGCGGGGCGTGTCGGTGGTGGGCTGGAACAGCCTGCGCTATTTCTGGGCCAGCCGCACGCCACAGCAGATCGGCGCGGATCTGGACCGGGTCATCGCCGCCTACCGGCAGCGCTGGCATATCCAGCATGTGGCGCTGGTCGGCTATTCGTTCGGCGCCGACGTGCTGCCGTTCGCCTACCCGGATCTTTCGCCACAGCAGCGCGCCGCGGTGCAATTCGTCAGCCTGCTCGGCCTTGGTCACCAGGCCGATTTCAAGGTGCGCGTCGGGGGCTGGCTGGGCTGGCACAACGATGCCGAGCGCGATGTGGAGCCCGCACTGCAGGCGTTCGACCTGCCGCGTGTGCAATGCATCTACGGCACTGAAGAAAAGGACACCTTGTGCCCCGAACTGCGCGCACGCGGCGTGGAGGTGGTTTCGCGGCCGGGTGGTCATCACTTCGATCACGACCCGGTGGTACTGACCAACCTGCTGATGCAGGGCTGGCAGCATGCCGCGCAGCGGCCTGCGCGGAGCTGA
- a CDS encoding N-acetylmuramoyl-L-alanine amidase has protein sequence MTPGIRHACLSVLTASLSLAVFAAWAGEIKGVGVTTGATGTRAEIQLAGSGGFKTLSLANPNRLVVDFPDSAAARGLKLPAATGLVTSVRTGQPVPGTFRVVFELASPVTALKPQMQTLGSASTLVIEWPGDPTPAAATAVAASALPPPRPLNAQEEAARATAALAASAQRAVSAPPPAPTPVPPPAAAPTPVAVAVPASAMPTVTPAAVPTTVATGVPTPRPGTAAAVASAAGPARAAGTGGQTGGATAAAILNGASAPTGAAAAGMSTPGASVASADDDAPPRPVLPSEASRVKMAPGMRPLIVAIDPGHGGQDPGAMGPTGKREKDVTLAVGRELARQINATPGMKAYLTRDTDVFIPLPMRAQKARAAKADIFISIHADAAENRSATGSSVYVLSTKGASSQRARWLADKENAADLVGGVRLQQTESTLANVLLDLAQSGHMKASEDAAGHVLGGLKRIGNNHKPQLERANFAVLRTSDMPAMLVETAFISNPDEERRLIDPAYQRKIAAAVLDGIDTFFTRQPPPGTLFAARAQAEADAAAGTVAGGSR, from the coding sequence ATGACACCGGGGATCCGCCACGCCTGTCTTTCCGTCCTGACCGCCAGCCTCAGCCTGGCGGTTTTTGCTGCCTGGGCCGGCGAGATCAAGGGCGTTGGCGTGACCACCGGCGCCACCGGCACGCGGGCCGAGATCCAGCTGGCCGGTAGCGGTGGCTTCAAGACCTTGTCGCTGGCCAACCCGAACCGCCTGGTGGTGGACTTCCCGGATTCGGCGGCGGCGCGTGGCCTCAAACTGCCGGCCGCCACTGGCCTGGTGACGTCGGTGCGCACGGGTCAGCCGGTGCCGGGCACGTTCCGCGTGGTGTTCGAACTTGCGAGCCCGGTCACCGCGTTGAAGCCGCAGATGCAGACCCTGGGCAGCGCGTCGACGCTGGTGATCGAGTGGCCGGGCGATCCGACCCCGGCAGCCGCAACTGCGGTTGCTGCGAGCGCGCTGCCGCCACCACGCCCGCTCAATGCACAGGAAGAAGCTGCACGCGCCACCGCAGCACTGGCGGCGTCGGCGCAACGCGCGGTCTCCGCTCCGCCGCCAGCGCCCACACCTGTTCCACCGCCAGCTGCTGCTCCTACTCCGGTCGCCGTTGCCGTTCCTGCATCGGCCATGCCCACCGTCACACCGGCTGCGGTGCCCACCACGGTTGCCACCGGTGTGCCGACGCCGCGTCCAGGCACCGCTGCTGCGGTGGCATCTGCCGCTGGCCCTGCGCGTGCCGCAGGCACCGGCGGTCAAACGGGCGGCGCGACCGCTGCCGCCATTCTCAATGGTGCAAGCGCGCCGACGGGAGCTGCAGCCGCGGGCATGTCTACGCCGGGCGCCTCCGTTGCCAGTGCGGATGACGATGCGCCCCCGCGTCCGGTCCTGCCCAGCGAAGCGTCGCGGGTCAAGATGGCGCCTGGCATGCGGCCGTTGATCGTGGCCATCGATCCCGGTCACGGCGGCCAGGATCCGGGCGCAATGGGCCCCACCGGCAAGCGCGAAAAGGACGTCACCCTGGCCGTGGGCCGTGAGCTGGCGCGCCAGATCAACGCCACGCCCGGCATGAAGGCGTATCTGACGCGCGATACCGACGTGTTCATTCCCTTGCCGATGCGCGCGCAGAAAGCACGCGCCGCCAAGGCAGACATCTTCATCTCGATCCATGCCGACGCGGCGGAAAACCGTAGCGCCACCGGCTCGTCGGTGTATGTGCTTTCGACCAAGGGTGCCTCTTCGCAACGCGCGCGCTGGCTGGCCGACAAGGAAAATGCCGCCGATCTGGTCGGTGGCGTGCGCCTACAGCAGACCGAAAGCACCCTGGCCAACGTGTTGCTGGATCTTGCGCAAAGCGGCCATATGAAAGCGTCCGAAGACGCGGCCGGCCATGTGCTGGGCGGCCTCAAGCGCATCGGCAATAACCACAAGCCGCAGCTGGAGCGCGCCAACTTCGCGGTGCTGCGTACCTCGGACATGCCGGCCATGCTGGTGGAAACGGCCTTCATCTCCAATCCGGACGAAGAGCGTCGCCTGATCGATCCGGCTTACCAGCGCAAGATCGCCGCCGCCGTGCTGGATGGCATCGATACCTTCTTCACCCGCCAGCCGCCGCCGGGCACTTTGTTTGCGGCACGCGCGCAGGCCGAGGCCGATGCCGCCGCGGGTACCGTGGCCGGCGGCAGCCGCTGA
- a CDS encoding NAD(P)H-hydrate dehydratase, producing MYAPLALYDTSAARTLDARATTLLGGDGYTLMQRAGQAAWQWLLERWPQARRIVVVCGTGNNGGDGYVLARLAQRAGRQVRVVHLPGHGPGSVLAQRACTDYLAVGGAIELFPYPLAQADVIVDALFGIGLNRAPETPTSELIEAINAAGRPVLALDVPSGIDADHGVAFGAAVRAEATLQFIVPHVGLHTGDALEYCGENGIASLDVPPSAFDGLAPAAHGWQSDALAAQLRPRRRNTHKGESGRVLCIGGNLGSGGAIMLTAEAALRSGAGLVQVATRAEHVAPLLARCPEAMARAVQAGDEIAALAETADAIALGPGLGQDGWAQALWQAALATDTALVIDADALNLLAGNPLPARGPRVLTPHPGEAGRLLGVSTRDIQHDRLAAAAALAQRYEAVVVLKGAGSVVAAPHAVPRIIDAGNPGMAVGGMGDLLTGVITALLGQGWSPFDAASLGALLHGCAGDAAACEGERGLLPTDLLPPLRRLANSGTRP from the coding sequence ATGTACGCACCGCTTGCTCTTTACGATACCTCTGCCGCGCGCACGCTCGATGCGCGGGCCACCACGCTGCTCGGTGGCGATGGCTACACGCTGATGCAACGCGCCGGCCAGGCCGCCTGGCAGTGGCTGCTGGAACGCTGGCCGCAGGCGCGCCGCATCGTGGTGGTCTGCGGCACCGGCAACAATGGTGGCGATGGCTATGTGCTGGCGCGGCTGGCGCAGCGGGCCGGGCGCCAGGTGCGGGTGGTGCATCTGCCCGGACACGGGCCTGGCTCGGTCCTGGCACAGCGCGCCTGCACCGACTATCTGGCGGTGGGCGGCGCCATCGAACTGTTTCCGTATCCACTGGCGCAGGCCGACGTGATCGTCGATGCGCTGTTCGGAATCGGCCTGAATCGGGCACCGGAGACGCCGACCAGCGAGTTGATCGAGGCCATCAATGCGGCCGGTCGCCCGGTCCTGGCGCTGGATGTGCCCAGCGGCATCGATGCCGATCACGGCGTGGCCTTCGGAGCCGCCGTGCGTGCGGAGGCCACCCTGCAATTCATCGTGCCGCACGTCGGCCTGCATACCGGCGATGCGCTGGAGTATTGCGGCGAGAACGGCATCGCATCGCTGGACGTGCCGCCCTCCGCATTCGACGGGCTGGCGCCTGCCGCGCATGGCTGGCAGAGCGATGCACTGGCGGCGCAGTTGCGCCCACGTCGGCGCAACACCCACAAGGGCGAGTCCGGGCGGGTGCTGTGCATTGGCGGAAATCTCGGCAGTGGTGGCGCCATCATGTTGACCGCCGAGGCGGCGCTGCGTAGCGGTGCCGGGCTGGTGCAGGTGGCCACGCGGGCCGAGCATGTCGCGCCGCTGCTGGCGCGCTGCCCCGAGGCGATGGCACGCGCGGTGCAGGCTGGCGACGAGATCGCCGCCCTCGCCGAGACCGCCGATGCGATCGCGCTGGGGCCGGGGCTGGGCCAGGACGGCTGGGCGCAGGCGTTGTGGCAGGCCGCGCTGGCGACCGACACGGCGCTGGTCATCGATGCCGATGCGCTGAACCTGCTGGCCGGCAATCCGCTGCCTGCGCGTGGCCCGCGCGTGCTCACCCCGCATCCTGGCGAAGCCGGGCGCCTGCTCGGGGTGTCGACCCGGGACATCCAGCACGACCGCCTGGCTGCGGCCGCCGCGCTGGCGCAGCGCTACGAGGCGGTGGTGGTGCTCAAGGGCGCCGGCAGCGTGGTGGCTGCGCCACACGCAGTGCCGCGCATCATCGACGCCGGCAATCCCGGCATGGCGGTCGGCGGCATGGGCGATCTGCTGACCGGGGTGATTACCGCCTTGCTGGGGCAGGGGTGGTCGCCCTTCGATGCCGCCAGCCTGGGCGCCTTGCTGCATGGCTGCGCCGGCGATGCGGCCGCCTGCGAGGGCGAGCGCGGGCTGCTGCCGACCGACCTGCTGCCGCCGCTGCGCCGCCTTGCCAATTCCGGAACCCGTCCATGA